In Thermoanaerobaculia bacterium, the sequence CAGTACGAGATCCTTCGCAAGGCGGGGACCGAGCGCGCTTTCACCGGGAAGTACTGGAACAACCACGAGAAGGGGACCTACGTCTGCGCGGCCGACGGAAACCCGCTCTTCTCCTCGGACACGAAGTTCGACTCGGGCACCGGCTGGCCGAGCTTCTGGCAGCCGATCTCTCCCTCCGCGGTCGAGACGCACACGGACCGGAGCCTGTTCATGGACCGGACGGAGGTCCTGTGCAGCCGCTGCGGCGGGCACCTCGGCCACGTCTTCAACGACGGGCCCGCGCCGACGCACCTGCGCTACTGCATGAATTCCGCGGCCTTGAAGTTCGTCCCGGCCCAGAAGTGATCACGCCGCCGTACGCGGCGCGATCATCCTGAGCGCGTGAGCGCGAACGACCTCGGTCGCCAGGCCAGGGATCTGCGCGCCGACCCATGTCGGACACGCGTCATTTTGAGGAGTGAAAGCGACGAAGCGATTTCCGAGCGGGGGTCATCGTGGGAAGATTGCTTTGCTTCGCTCGCAATGACCGAACAGCGCACGCGCGAAGGACCTCGGTCGCTGCTGTCCGGCGTTTCGCCTCTCCCCGCGGGAGAGGCCGCGACGCAGTCGCGGGTGAGGGAGATCCCCGGTACTCTTAGGGTGCGTTAGCGCGAAAGGTCGGCGGTCGCCGAGGGAACTACCGCGGTCGAAGTCTGCGCAGGACCTCCGACCCGTCGGCGCGCCTTCGATCGATACGATAAAGCACGGGCCATGCCACATTCCCGGAACCGATGGCGATGTCGTATTCCCGCGATCTCAGGCAATCGAGGCCGCACGAAGCCGTTCGTCGGCCGTGAGAAGCTCGAGCGCGTCGATCTTTCTCGCTGCGTGATGGTAGGTCGCCAGGTGAAGGGCATCCAGAGCGCGGAGATTCTTGTTGGGCGCGACATGACGGGCGAGCTCGCACACCGACGCGGTCAGCTCCCAGATCTCGCAACGGGACCACAGCGCGTCCACGGATCGTTCGGCTCGGATCAAATCGGCTTCGCTCGCCCGGCCGAGATCACGCGCGCGGAGAAACGCCCGCGCCGACTCGACGAGAGACAGCCGGGACGTGATCAACACCCTCGAGCGACGGATGGCGGCCTCGATTTCCGGGCTCGATCCCGCTTCGAGGGCGACGCGAAGGACCGCCGACGTGTCGAGATAGAACCGGAAAGGCCCTTCAGACACCGTCGCGCTCGTCGCGGATTTCGTCGAGAATCCGTTTCGCCGTTCCGGCCGGGAGCGCCACCGCCTCCGGTTTCCAGCGCCATCCGCCCTTGGGAACGGCCGCCCGCGTGATCTCCCCGGCCTCGGCCAGGCTTTCGAGCGTTTCCGCGAGGCCTTCCGGCGTGGGGCGCTGACGGCGCGCCGGACGAAGTTCCGCGACGACCTCGTCGCGTTCCGTGACGAGGATCGTTTCACCCGCCTTCGCCAGGCGAACGTATTCCGAGAGACGCGCTTTCAGGTTCTTGATCCCGACGGCCTTCATTCCGAGAGAGCGTAACTACCGGTGGTCACTTTGTCAATGACGAGCGAGTTTTAGCGGCTTCCGTCGGTGGATGCGCGGTCTCGATCAGGGATCGAGCTCTCAGTGACTCTTCACCGCCTCCGCCCGCTTCCAACGCTCCCGCTGGTCCCAGCCGAGCCGGTGGGCGGTCTCGAGATTGATCGAGCCGTCGTCGTTCAGGATGCCGGTCGCCTTCAGGCGGCGCAGGCTCTCGGCCGGTAGGCCGGCGGTCAGCCGTTTGTCGTCGGGCCCTGACGGGACGAAGTCCCGGTTTTCCGAAACCGGCTGGAAGTCGGAGAACGCCTTTCGGACGCCGTTGACCACGTAGTCGAACTCGACGTCGGCGGAGCCCTGGACGACGATTTCGTCGAGGCCTTTCCGTACGCAGGCAAGAACGGCGAGGCTGCCCTGAGGGGTAGTCACGACGGTGAGACCGTTGGGCGAGCTGACCATTCGGAAATCCTTGGGAACGGCGATTACGGCGAAACCGTTCACGATCTTCGACGATCCGCGAAAGTATGTGCCCGATTCTCGCCCTTCGAGGCAGACGTACCGAATTTCCTTCGTCGGGTCCGTCGGATGAGGCTCGACGAAGGACTTCGTTCCGGTAACTGCGAGGCTATTGAAGTAGCCCCCCCAGCTACTTCCGGTGTTGTAACTGATTCCCATGACGCCGTCCTCATTGGCGCTCCATCCTCGGACGCCGACGTCATTGGCACTCGTTCCATAAACGCCGGTGAAATCGAGGCTGTCTCCCCAGACGCCCGCGACCCCGCTCTGCCCGCTCTGTCCGTGGGTGATCCCTTGAACACCGAACGAGTCGCCTTCCCCATAGACGCCGACGTTCGTTGCGCTGACTCCTTGAATTCCGATGCTGCCGTTCGAATGGCCGTAGATCCCAACCTGGCTATCGCTGGTCCCGGCTATGCCGACGCCGCTTCCGGAGTCCCCCCAGATTCCGGCGGGAAGAGCGAGACCATACCCAGAGGATCCGGAGGAACCGAAGACGCCGATCCGGGAAGCGCTCTTACCGACGACACCGACCCCGCCGGCGCCGTCCCCTTCGATAGCGGTTTCGGACCCGCCGTTGCTGACCGTGAATGCCTTGGCTCCGCCGCTCGTCGATCCGGAGTATGGCAGCGTCAGGCCTCCTCCGCCTCCGCTGCTCGCGATGGTCAACGTCGATCCGTTCGGCGTGATCGTGACGTTTGGGCCGGCCGCGAGCGCCAGGTTGTCGTGGAGGCCGTTGAGCGATCGCACGACCTGCCCATTGGCGATTCCGAGCGGCGAAGCGCCGGTGCCGCTGCCCGAAAGACTCGCGTCGTGCGTGACCGAAGTCAGCCCGCTGCCGCCGCCACCCCCGCCGAGGAGCGAGTCGCGGAACGTCATCTCGAACCCCGAAGAGTCCTGGGACTCGTTGGCGACCTGCGCTCCGGCGATCAGGACCGATCCCGTCCCTCCGGTCACCGTGGCCGTGATCCGGGCGTTGATCGTCTTGATCCCGGACACCACCTCACCGACGCCCGGCTGAATTTGCTCGTAGGGCTGCAGGATGAAGGCCCTCTGCCCGAGCATCGCCCCGCTCCCGTCGAAGATCTGGACGTTGACGGTCGGACTTCCCCCGCCGGTCTCGACCAGGGCAAAGTTGTACCGGAAGTTATCGCTTCCTCCCTGATCGATCCCCTGGATCGAGGCGGACTGGCCCAGAGAGATCGAAAACGACTTCGGCACCCCGGCGAAGAAGAGCCCTTCGGTATTGCCGAGATCATCGCCCGGCTCCTGGTTGTAAATCCGCTCGGCGACGAAGATCTCGCCCGAGGAGAGGACCCGGGCGGCGCCCAGGGCATCGGTCAAGCCGAGCTTCGTCTCGACGACGTTCTCGTAGACCTTCGTCTGGCCGGGATCGAGCGCGTCGTCGAAAGACAGGGGAGAGAGGTTCGCCTGCCCGACCTTCAGGAACTGGAACGTGAACGTCTGGCGAACCGACGTCAGGTTGGTCGCCCAGATCGTCGTGTAGAACTGGGCGCCGTTCTGTCCCGGTATCCGCCCGATTGCCGGGAGGAAGGTCTCGGTCGAGGCGAAGCCTCCTCGGGCCAGAGAAACCCCCGCGAGTGTCGCCGCCACAGCCAGGGCCGCGGATCGAATCAAAAGCCGCCCAGACCTCGTCGTGTCCATGGATCCCCTCCTCCTCGTCCCGCGGCGGAGATCGCCGCTTTGAGTAGCCGCCTGCTGTCGAAGTGAGGGGGAAGCGACGTTTATCTCACCGCCCTGAAGGGTTTTTTGTTCCTTGGCGGACGGTCCCGGAACGCCAGAATGCCGTTGCCGATGATGCCTTTTCCGTCCGCTTCCAACTCTCCTTCCTGTCCCAGCCGAGCAGGGCATTCCGACCGTCGCCGTCGACATTGGCCGGGGAGAGGATCTCAGCGATCGCGATTCTTCGACTTGTCGCCTTCGTCGTCCTTGGCTGCTTCCGGCAACGTCGGCGTCGAATCGGTCGGCGGGCGGGTTTCTGGCCGCCCGACGGTGAGCTTTCCGGTCGTCCCGTTCCTGACGATGACCGCGTGGACCGTCTCGTCCGTTTCCATGGAGTCGGGATCGATCGGGGGCATCTCCCCCGGGGGTCGCGGCGGGATTTCCCCCGGGGGTCGGGATCCGGCGGCGGAGAACACGCTGTTCATGGCTTCCCTCCTCGACGCGCGGCGGCGTCACGGAAGGGGTGCGGGACGAGGCCCGACTATCTCACCCGGTCGGCGACGGCGCGGAAGCGATAGGTGACCGGCGGCGCCGGCTCGCCGGAGGAAGCGGTTTCGACGGTGAGGGCGTAGTCGCCGGGAGCGAGGTCCGTGGAAAGAAAGCTCGCGGCCAGCATTCCGCTCGACGAGGACGCCGCATCTACCGGCGGGCCGACCGGACGTCCGTCCGTCGTCGCCAGCCGGGCGCGATAGGGCCCGGAGTACCGACCTTCAGGTTCGTCGAACAGAAAAACGAGCCAGTGCGGGCCGGCGCCGAGCGAGACGCGGTTGTCCGGCCCGGAAGATCCCGCGTTCCGCGTCAGGTTCAAGGTGAACACCGTGGCCGCGAGCGGCGCCTCCCGCAGGGGGCCGGCCGTTTCGGAGCTCCGGGCTTCCCGATCGTGTTGAACGGCTTTCGCCGACGTCCCCTGAAGCGCCGCCAATTCGCGCCTCGTGTCCCGGTCTTCCCGATAGAAATAGGCCGCTCCGGCGGCCGCGAGGAGCAGGGAAGCGGCCAGGAGAAGCGTCGGGACTCGCGAGCGGAGGGGCATCGAAGAGGCCACCGAGACCCCGGCGCCGCTCAAGTCGTCCCGAAAGCGGCGGACGATCTCTATGGTTTCCATGCATTTCGCGCAGTCGAAGAAGTGTTCCTCGAAGCGCGCCTGCTCTTCGGGAGCGAGCTCTCCCGCAACGTAGCGTTCCGCAAAGAGCTCGGTGTCGATCTCTTGATGTTCCATCGTCGTCAAAGGTGCGTCGTCCGGCCGCATTATCCCGCCGCCTTTCGCTCGGCCTCCTCGTAGAGGGCGCGATATCGCTCCCGGGCCCGGAACAGAACCCGGTTGAAATGGAGGCTCGTCAGGCCGAGATCGCGGCAGATCTCGGCTTTTTCCTGCTCCTGGAGATAGAAGCGAAAGAGGATCTGGTGGTCGCGTTCCGAGCGCATCTCGGAAAGGACTCGCCGGACGATCGCGGCGCGCTCCGAGCGAAGGAGGTTCTCGAGAGCGCTCGGCTCGGGGCTGACGAGCGCTCGTTCGTCGGGAGGGCCCGTGATCCGGCGCGCGGCGATCTTTCGGAAATGGCCGACCGCGAGGTTCCTTGCGAGGGAGCAAAGAAAACCGGACAGTCGGTCGGGCTGGCGCAGGTCTCCGGCGCGGACCTTTTCGATCGCGATGCGGAACGTTTCCTGGAGGAGATCGTCGATCGCCGGCGGGTCCCGGCGGGCACCCCAGAGAACGAGGGCGACCGGGCGCCGGTACCGGCAGACCAGCTCTTCTTCGGCGGCCGGATCTCCTTCTCGAATCCTCCGGACCAGGGACTCCGGGTCGCGACGGTCCTCGGCCGGCATCGTTCCCTCAGTTCCAGTCGCCCTGCAGGGTGAAGGCGGCCCAGTAGTACGGCGACGACCAGACCCGCGTCTTGCGGATCTCGCGCTGGGCGTCCCGCAGGGCGGCCGCCGGCCGGAGGTGCCGGACCAGCATCCCCCGGTAGAAGCGCTCCATCAAGTCGGCGGTCGCGCGGTCGGGAACCTTCCACAGACTCGCGACGATCCGTGGGGCGCCGGCGTACATGAAGCCGCGCGAGAGCCCCAGGAGTCCTTCTCCCCGAACGTCCCTGCCGATCGCCGTCTGGCAGGACGAGAGAACGACGAGGTCCGCGGAGAGCTTCAGGTTGTAGATGTCCCGGGTCTGCAGGAATCCGTCTTCCGGGCGGCCGCGCTCGTCGACGAGCGACAGAACGATTCCCGAGAGCTCCGGGTGCTTCGCGTCCAGGAGGGTGTGGGTCGCGAAGTGAACGATGCGAGCGTTGGCGATCCGGGCTCCCATCGCCACCGGGCGACTGGCCTCGAAATCCAGAGCGGTGAAGCTTTCGTTTTCGCCCGCGAGCGCGGCGATTGCCCGAGCCTCGCGGCGGCTGGAAGGGAGGCGTTCGAGTCGGCGGAGGCCGGTTTCCTGGATCGAGCGAGTGAGCGCATCACCGAGCGGCGGCACCGAAGAGCCCGGCGCCGCGTTCCCGGCGACGCGCGGATCGCGGCGGTCGAAGACCGGATCGGCGAGTACGGCCACACGCTTCCCGGGGGTTCTTCGATCGAGACCTTCTCGCCGCAGGACCGCGAGCGTCGTCGCGGAGGGAAGACTCACCACGTCGTGACGGACGATGATCGGCTCGGAAGGACCGTCACCCCGGGCCGGGGCCGGCAACGCCGCGAACGGAAGATACTGGAGCGCTCCCTCGACGACGATCGCCAATCGCCGGTGGCCGAGCCGATTCGCGACCGGCCCGAGCAGCATCCGGCTCATCGCCCGCGCCCGGCGGTCGGCTTCCGCCCGATCGACGCGGTTCGGATCGCTCCAGGCTCGAAAGAGACGCCGCGCCGCGGCCTCGATCTTCCGGCGCGGCGGCAGCGTGAAGCTCTCGAGAGCGTCGGTCGTCGCCGCCCAGAGGAAGCTCCTCTTCTCGCCGAGCGCATACTCGAGAAGGAGCGTTCGGGAATCGAGCACCTCCTTCCGAATGCCTTCGAGTCCGAGCGGCTGCGGCCGCTCGAGGGCCGCGAAACGCGGGTCCCGGGCGCGCAGCTGACCCTGCACGTCCTCGTATTCCGCCAGAAGAGCATCGAGGGCGCGGCTCGACTCCGGCGCCGCCCGGGGCTCGGCCAATCGTTGCTCTTCTTCGCGGCGCTCCTTCTCGAGGCGGGCCTCCAGCGTCCGCTCTCGCGCGAGAAGGTTCGGGGCGACGTCTTTCCCGAGATCGATCCGCGCTTCCTGCAGCAGCTCGACCAGACTCCGGGCTTTCGACCGCTCGCTCGCGTGAAGCGCCTCGGCGTCACATCCCTTTTGCGGCTCTTTCGCGTGGAGATCCATGAGGATGTCGATCAGAAGATCGTAGCGATCGCGAGTCTTGGCGAGATACAGCGCCCGCTCGCCGAGAGCGGGGATCGATCCGCGCACCGATTCGGTGAGCCGCAGCGCTTCTTCGACGTGCCGGCGCGCGGAATCGAGGTCACCGGACGACTGCTCCGCGCGGGCCAGGTGAAGGAGCGCCGTCGCTTCGTTTCCCCGATCGCCGGACGCCCGCACCCGCGGCAGCGCTTCGCGAAGACAAGCGAGGGCGTCGGCGGTGCGGCCCAGGGCGAGATCCGCCCGTCCGACGTTGACCAAAACGGCGGCTTCGCGCCGCCGGTCTCCCGCGGCGAGGAGCATTGCGCGCGCCTTGCGAAATTCCTCGACCGCCATCCCGGGCTTACCCGCCGCCAGGTGCGCGAGGCCCATGTGATTCACGGTCACCGCCTCGGTCCGCTTGTCCCCGGAACGGCGAAGGAGACCGACGGCGACCGCGTACTGGCGGAGCGCTTCCGCCGGTTCGTTCTGGTCGACGTAGACGTTGCCGAGCGAGTAGCGCGCGATGGCCTCCAGATGCGAATTCCCGAGTGCGCGGAAGGTCGCCAGAGCGGCCTGGAGGTCGTCGCGCGCGCGGTCCGATTCTCCGAGGATGGCGTAGTTGACCGCGCGGTTCTTCAGGAACATCGCCCGCAGGTCGTCCGATCGCACGTATTTCAGCGCTTCGGTGTATCCCGAGACGGCCTCGGCGTACTCGCCCATGGCGGCGCGGGCCACGGCAATGTTGTTCATGGTCTCGGCCACTTCAACGGGGTTTTCTTCCGCCCGCCGAATATCGAGCGCGGCGTCGAGATACTCGAGGCCTTCCTGCTGCTCGCCGACCTCCGAAAAGAAAACGCCGACGCGATCGAGTGCCGCGCCTTCCGCAGCTCGTTCCCCGAGACATTGCGACAGCTCGAGCGCTTCTTGCGCGCGGGAGAGCGCCTGGCGGAGATCTCCGAGCCGCCAGAGGGTTTCACTGATCCTGCCCAGAGTGACCGCTTCCTCACGGCGGTCTCCGATCGCCCGCCAGACGGGGAGCGTCGTTTCGTATTGCGCGAGCGCCTTCTTCGACCCGTCCGCCGATCCTCGCGCCGCGAGCGCATCCGCGACGGCTCGAAGACGCTCGGCGTCGATGCGTCGGGCGTCATCGGGCGCCGCCGGTCGCGGTGGGTCGACCGAGAGCCGGTATTGTCCGCGGGCCGATTTCGCGCTCCGCAGCCTGATCTCGATTCGAAGGATTTCGCCGCGCGTCGCGATGACCGAGAGGGTGACCGGGTCGTCCTCGCCGGCCGCGTTATCGGCTTGCGCCAACTCGGCGCCCGTCGAGGAGAGAATCCGAACGGACGCGTCGAGGTGATTCTGCTCCATGGCGAGGTGAAGGAACTCTCCGGCGGAGAGGCGAACCTCCCAGGCGTCGACCCGGCCGGGAGCGAGATCGGATTCGATGGGGACGCCCGGCACGACGCTCCTGACACGCTGCGCGCCGGCGGTCGCAGGCCCGATGCCGAAGGCCAGCGCGAGGATTCCGCACAGCGCCCGTCCTTTTCGAGACATTCCCGTTCGCTTCCAGTGTAACGCCGTTGCGGGGGGATTCGACCCCCGAACCGTTCAGAGCCCCGCGACGGCGCGGAGGAGCGCTTCGATTTCCGACCGGTGCGAACGGTCGTGCTCGAGCATGCGGAGAGGGATCTCGACGAGACGGAGGGTGCCGACCCCCTCCTGAACGCCGGAGCGGGACCGTTCCGCCGCCGTCGTGCGGCGGAGAGCTTCGACGTTGCGGGCACGGGCCTCGGCGAACGCTCCGAGCCCCTCGGCGACGTCGCGTCTTGGGTAGTCGCGCTCGGCGGCCATGCGAGCGCCGTCGAAGTTCGAAAGCGCCGGCGCCTCCTCGGCGAGCAGCCGCCGGATCCTCTCCCCGAATCCCTCGACCTCGAGATCGGCGAGGTGCCAGACCTGCTCGACGTAGGAAAACGCCTGCGGCTCCGGACGCGCCCGGGCGCCGTCTCCCGCGAAGGCCTCGCGGAAGCCTGCCACCCGGGCCGGCATCGCGGCGAGCCCGGCGAGCCGGTCCTCCCATTCGTCCATGGGGGGATTATCGCGTGCCGCCCGTAGAATCGATCCCGTGCAGTTCTCGCGCCGCACCCCGGCCGACCTCTCCGAGAACCCGATCACGGCCGCGCTGCGGTCGCGGGCGGAGCCGTTCCTCGACCTCACCGTCTCGAACCCGACCGCCGCGGGTCTTTCCCCGTCCGACGAAGAGCTTCGCGACGCGCTCGCCGCGCCCGGGAGCGCGATCTACCGCCCGGACCCCCGCGGCCTCGCCTCGGCGCGGGAAGCGGTCGCCGGCTACTACGCGGCGAGGGGGGAAGACGTCTCGCCGGACCGGATCTTCCTCACCGCGTCGACGAGCGAGGCCTACGCCTTCCTCCTCAAGCTGCTGGGCGACGCCGGCGATTCGATGCTCGTCCCGGAGCCGAGCTATCCGCTTTTCGAACACCTGATCCGTCTCGAGGGGTTGACGGCGATTCCGTACCGGCTCCGTCTTTCCCCGCCGGCGAACCGGTGGCGGCTCGATCTTGCGGCCGTCGAACGGGGTCTCGATTCCGGAGCGCGCGCCGTGCTGTCGGTTCATCCGAACAACCCGACCGGAAGCTTCGTCGGGCGCGAGGAGCGCCGGCGTCTCGCCTCCCTCCTCGATCCCTCGCGCCACGCGCTCGCGTCCGACGAGGTCTTCCTCGATTTCCCGGTCGAAGGCGCTCCCGACCCGGCGGAGGCGGCCGCCTCCTCGCGGGAGGGGCCGCTCGCGTTTTCGCTCGGGGGACTCTCGAAGTCGTGCGCCCTCCCCCAGCTGAAGCTCGCGTGGATCGCCGTCGGGGGAGACGCCGACGCCGCGCGCGAGGCGTCGGATCGTCTCGACCTGATCGCCGACACCTATTTGTCGGTCGCGACACCGGTCCAGCTCGCCTTGCCGCGCCTCTTCGAGATCGGCGGGCGGGCGGCGGTGAGGATCCGCGAACGGCTCCGGAGGAACCTCGCGGCGCTCGATCGCGCGCTCTCGCGCGTGACCGGCGCCGGCCGCTTTCCGGTCGAAGGGGGATGGTCCGCCGTCTTACGCCTGCCCGCGGCTCCCTCGGGAGGCGACATTGCGCTCGCGCTTCTCGAAACCGCGGGCGTCCTCGTCCAGCCCGGCTGGTTCTTCGACTTCGAACGGGACGACGTCGTCGTCGTGAGCCTCCTCCCCGAGCCCTCCGTGTTCGACGAGGGACTGGATCGGATCGTCTCGGCCCTCTCCTGACGCGGGCCCGGCCGGCGCCGCCCGCTCAGCGGACGAGCTTCAGCTCCCCGGTGATCGCGTCCACCGCGGCATCGTCGGCGGGCCCGATCCCGATGCACGTCGCCGTCCCCTCGGGGAGGACGGTCCGGCCGGCGTCGCGAATGAGCTCGGCCGGGAGGCGCGCGGCGGCCGCACGGTCGTGGATCCCGGCGAGCTCGGCTTCGGACCCGCAGGCGAGGACGACCTTCGGCATCCCCTCCGCGAGCCAGGCGTTCCGGGCGTGCGCCGGAGCGCGCAGGAAAGCCGCGATCGCCGCGTGGGCAGCCTGCGCGGCGAGCTTTCCGCGGGGGAGGGCGAGCGATTCGTCGACGACGATGACCTGTTTCACGGCTCGTCGAGGATCTCGAAGATCTTCCAGCGGGCGACGAACCGGCCGCCGCGAAGAGCGCCGGTCCGGGACGCGTAGACCAGCCGGAAGTGCGTCAGGGGGAGCGGCCCCGCCGCGTCGAAATCGTAGAGACGCGACTGCATCGTCCGGAAATACGCCGCGGTCGGCGCCGGCCCCCGGTCCGTGGGGACGACGTACGGCGAGCGCCCGAGGATCTTCCCGTAGTCGTTCATCTTCGGGGTCAGGTCCGTCACCGCGATCCACCGCGTGCGCCGCTCGCGCGCGATCGCGAGCGCCTCCGTCTCGGAATCGGCGAGAAAGAACCGGATCGAGTCGAAGAAGCCGTAGCCGAAGGCGTCGGCGGGCGCGGGGAGCTCGGCGTACCAGGTCACGAAGTGCCCGAGCGCCCACGGGGAGAGCATGCCCTCCGCGCGGGCGAGCTCGGAGACGGGGCGGATCGGCGGCAGGAAGCGGGAGTCGTACGCGGAGACGGCATGGGGAAGGTGGGTGCGCGCCCATTCCATCGTTCGGATGAGGTCGTCGCCGGGAGCGTACTGCGTCGCAAGTTGCCGGCGAAGGCCGGGAAGCGCTGTCGCGAGCAGCGCGAGCGCGACCGCCGCGCGCCACGGGGCGGCCGATCGGCTCCGGAGCCGGCGGGCGAGCCGGACGGAGACCTGCCGCGCGATCTCCCACCCCGCGAGGCCGGCGAGCGGAGCCGCGTAATAGATGTTCAGCCGCTGCGAGAGCGCCAGCCACAGCGTGAGCGTGCCCCAGCCCGCGAGCGCGAGGTGCGCGGGCCGCCGCGGGCCGCGAGCCCCCCGGAGGATCCAGATCGCGAGCGCAATCGGGACGAGGAAGAACGCGGCCGAGAGCGTGTCGAACGCGAGACGAAATCCATCCGCGAGGAGCGGCCGGACCTCGTAGATCTGGAGGAGCATCTCGCGCGGAAAGGAGGTCAGCCCGCCGGTTCCGGACGTCCCGCGGCTCGTGCGTGCGACGTAGCCGATGCCCCCGGCGAGATTTCGGGCGAGATCGGGGATTCTCTCGGCGAGGAGGGCGGTGAAGGCGGCAACGACCGCCGCGCGGACCGCCGCAGCTCGAAAGCGCCGGCGGAAAAGGGCGATCATTCCGTCGGCGGCGACGACCCCGGCGGCCATCGCGAGCAGGAAGACCGGCTGGAACGGTCCGAACGAGATGAACGTGAAGGGCACGGGATCGCCGCGGGTCCAGTACGCGACGCCGGCCGCATCGACGGCGGCCGCGCCGCCGAGGACGAATACCGCCGCCCGGAAGACCTCCCCTTCGCGCCGCCGGAGCGCGTCGATCGCGAGCACGAGGGCGAAAAGCGCGCCCCAGCAGATCGCGCCCTGCCACGTCAGCGCGGCGATGCCGAGCGCGGCGCCCGCCGCCATCTCGCGTCGCGGACCGGGACGGTCGCGCGCCCGGAGGAAGAGCGCGAGCGCGGCCAGCGACGTGAGCGACTCCGCGACGTGCTGGTCGGTGTGTCCGTATTGCGAGTACTGGACGTGAGCGCCGCAGAGCGCGACGAAGAGGGCGACGGGGAAGGCGGCGCCCCGGCGCGCCGCGGCGGCGAAAAGGCCCGCGGCGAGCACCGCGAGCGCTCCCAGGAACGGCGGGACGACGGAAGCGGCGGCTGCGATCTGCTCGCGGGAAGCGGCGGCGCCGAAGAACACGCGCGCGGGAACCGCGAGCGCCACGTCGAAGAGCGGCGGCCAGATCCCCACCGCTCCGCGAGGGAAGTCGATCAGGGGGTCGAAGACGGGAATCCTCGGGAAATGCGCGACCGCAAAGGCGGCGCGCCGCATGTGGTAGAGGCAGTCCGGCGAGACGAACCGCCGCGGAGACCCCTGACGGAGCTCCCTCTCGCAGGCCAACCGCACGGCAAAACCGAGGGCGGCGGCGGCGGTGAGCGCGACGGCGAGCAAGGCCCGCTTGCGCCGAACCCTTCGCTCCGCGTCTGCGATGAATCGGGACAACGCGCCGATGATAACCGTTAGCGCGCAGCGCTCATCGACATGAGCGCGGAGGGCTGAGTCCCGAGCTCGCCTGCCGACGCCGGGCGGCGGCAATAAACGAGCGAGGGACCTTCCTCCGCGAGCGTCGTTCCGGCGACGGGTTCCGCGTGGCATCCACTTTGCTCGGCCGGGGAGAAGGAGGGGTCGAATGCTCGTTGTCGGCTGGATCTTGATGGGGGCTGGCGTCGGCATCGTGGCGAAGGTCGTGTTGCCCGGCCGCGATCCGAACAGCGCGCTCGTGCCGCCCATTCTCGGCGTGATGGGCGCGGTGATCGGAGGAGTCGCCGGCGGAGGAAGGGCGGGTATCGCGATCCTGGGCGCCTTCGTTCTCGTCGCGGTCTACGCGGTTTCGACCGG encodes:
- the pth2 gene encoding aminoacyl-tRNA hydrolase, encoding MKQVIVVDESLALPRGKLAAQAAHAAIAAFLRAPAHARNAWLAEGMPKVVLACGSEAELAGIHDRAAAARLPAELIRDAGRTVLPEGTATCIGIGPADDAAVDAITGELKLVR
- a CDS encoding GlsB/YeaQ/YmgE family stress response membrane protein, which produces MLVVGWILMGAGVGIVAKVVLPGRDPNSALVPPILGVMGAVIGGVAGGGRAGIAILGAFVLVAVYAVSTGRAIALPRP